One window from the genome of Deltaproteobacteria bacterium encodes:
- a CDS encoding aspartyl protease family protein, translating to MRVNGEWLLCDDGIERPVIRGEVATRDRLWLAAEFLVDTGADRTVLTADVFSALAFPPTPAHERIQGVGGLVDNANATEDAIDPLGLPWHLSPSTPSADGAPSSARLWTTRCLSGTRRAASGT from the coding sequence ATGCGGGTTAACGGGGAATGGTTGCTCTGCGACGATGGCATCGAGCGGCCAGTGATCCGTGGCGAGGTCGCTACCCGTGACAGATTGTGGTTGGCGGCTGAGTTCCTCGTGGACACCGGCGCTGATCGCACCGTACTCACCGCCGATGTGTTCTCGGCCCTCGCTTTTCCTCCCACCCCTGCCCACGAGCGTATTCAGGGCGTGGGAGGCCTCGTGGACAATGCAAACGCCACTGAGGATGCGATCGACCCGCTCGGGCTGCCGTGGCACCTCAGCCCGTCGACGCCGAGCGCTGACGGCGCACCATCGTCAGCGCGCCTCTGGACAACACGATGCCTGTCTGGGACGCGGCGAGCGGCGAGCGGAACGTGA
- a CDS encoding DUF4062 domain-containing protein produces the protein MIEDDNAQPRRRPVIRVFVSSTFTDLKRERDALQRDVFPRPFDCAQGRSAGAVCTAWLPLSGHRPALGRSRGSGARSCARLLSITVGQ, from the coding sequence ATGATTGAAGACGACAACGCACAACCCCGCCGCCGGCCTGTCATTCGAGTCTTCGTCAGCTCGACATTCACGGACCTCAAGCGTGAGCGCGACGCCTTGCAGCGCGACGTGTTCCCGCGCCCGTTCGACTGCGCTCAGGGCAGGTCTGCGGGAGCTGTGTGCACGGCATGGCTGCCGCTTTCAGGCCATCGACCTGCGCTGGGGCGTTCGCGAGGAAGCGGCGCTCGATCATGTGCGCGATTGCTTTCAATAACGGTCGGCCAGTAG
- a CDS encoding ATP-binding protein: MIRRSIEGSIRQALADTPVVLLNGARQTGKTTLVRAIAEETGAQYFTFDDAATLALAAGDPAGFIRNVSGPVVVDEIQKAPDLFPAIKLAVDKNRRPGRFLLTGSANVMTLPRLSESLAGRMEVVPLFPFSVGEIAGKREGFLKRLFDGTVGKAKLVSAKNELAVRLARGGYPEAVARKDEGRRAAWFASYISTILQRDVRDLARVDALHALPNLLKLLAARAAGLLNLADVGRDARLPHTSLTRYLSLLETVFLVHRLPAWSPNLGKRLVKAPKLHLVDTGLACHLLGANARRLTEDRALLGRMLETFVVGELHKQISWTDPQTSLCHFRTATGSEVDVVLEKADGSIAAVEVKASATVDASDFAALRALRDQLRKRFAAGIVLYLGDQVVPSGDQLWLVPLSALWAE, from the coding sequence GTGATTCGGCGGAGCATCGAAGGCTCGATTCGGCAGGCGTTGGCCGACACGCCGGTGGTGCTGCTCAACGGCGCGCGGCAGACCGGGAAGACCACGCTGGTCCGCGCGATCGCGGAAGAGACCGGGGCGCAATACTTCACCTTCGACGATGCCGCCACGCTGGCGTTGGCGGCCGGCGATCCGGCCGGGTTCATTCGCAACGTGTCTGGCCCGGTCGTTGTCGATGAAATTCAGAAAGCCCCCGATCTGTTTCCCGCCATCAAACTCGCGGTGGACAAGAACCGCCGGCCCGGTCGCTTCCTGCTGACTGGTTCGGCCAATGTGATGACGCTGCCACGGTTGTCGGAATCGCTGGCCGGGCGGATGGAGGTCGTTCCCTTGTTTCCGTTTTCGGTGGGAGAAATCGCAGGCAAACGCGAGGGCTTCTTGAAGCGCCTGTTCGATGGCACGGTCGGCAAGGCGAAATTGGTTTCCGCAAAGAATGAGCTTGCGGTCCGATTGGCTCGCGGCGGTTACCCGGAAGCAGTCGCGCGCAAAGATGAAGGACGCCGGGCGGCGTGGTTCGCGTCCTACATCTCCACGATTCTGCAACGAGACGTGCGCGATCTGGCGCGGGTGGACGCGTTACACGCGCTGCCGAATCTGCTCAAGCTGCTGGCGGCCCGGGCCGCTGGCTTGCTGAACCTCGCCGACGTGGGTCGCGACGCCCGCTTGCCGCACACCTCGCTGACGCGCTACCTGTCGCTGCTGGAAACGGTGTTCCTGGTTCATCGGCTGCCGGCGTGGTCGCCGAACCTCGGCAAGCGTCTGGTCAAAGCGCCCAAACTACATCTGGTGGACACCGGCTTGGCCTGCCACCTCCTCGGCGCGAATGCCCGGCGGCTCACCGAGGATCGCGCCTTGCTGGGGCGAATGTTGGAGACGTTTGTCGTGGGCGAACTCCACAAGCAGATTTCCTGGACGGATCCGCAAACGTCGCTGTGCCACTTTCGCACGGCGACCGGCTCGGAAGTGGATGTCGTGCTGGAAAAGGCCGACGGGTCGATCGCCGCCGTAGAAGTCAAAGCCAGCGCCACGGTGGATGCCTCCGATTTCGCGGCGCTGCGCGCCTTGCGCGATCAACTGCGCAAACGGTTCGCCGCCGGCATCGTGCTTTACTTGGGTGACCAGGTTGTACCGTCCGGCGATCAACTGTGGCTCGTGCCGTTGTCAGCGTTGTGGGCGGAGTGA
- a CDS encoding tetratricopeptide repeat protein, protein MHLAAENALAVRAGLLNFGHDYLRAAVHNRWLEEADTVRQFRLQLAGYFAAMTEPTNRKLDELPALLRDTAEWERLKDLLADLPTFLRLRSTERWKWELHGLWLALSERYDPLEVYRHTVAEAEPNLPPDRLAYVLNEAAVFHNDSGQYAEAEALFRRALAASERVSGTDDSNTLTSLNNLAALLSSKGDFLGAEAQYRRALEAMEGLLGLDHPLTLTCVNNLAVLLTKKAGYAEAELLYRRALKGRERVLGEHPDTLRSLSHLAGLLAEKADYAEAEPLYRRALNATERILGIEHPNTLETVRILAGLLAKKGDYAEAEPLYRRALNATERILGSEHPDTLETMRNLAGLLQRKGGYAEAELLLRGALKGRERVLGAEHRDTLVSVSDLAGLLAGNGDYARAEPLFCRALGAMDRVLGAEHPETLKSVNNLGFVLVSKGDYAAAEPLYRRALEGHLAISKSMGGEHRNLRDSIGNYEACLAALGHNTAAIRARMEEVLGRSGTATQSRRKSSARDRLRLVPKRS, encoded by the coding sequence TTGCACCTCGCCGCCGAGAACGCCCTGGCCGTGCGCGCCGGGCTGCTCAACTTCGGCCACGACTACCTGCGCGCGGCGGTGCACAACCGCTGGCTTGAGGAAGCGGACACTGTGCGGCAGTTCCGCCTGCAACTGGCCGGGTATTTCGCGGCGATGACCGAACCCACCAACCGCAAGCTCGACGAACTGCCGGCGCTGCTGCGGGATACTGCTGAGTGGGAGCGGCTGAAGGACCTGCTGGCCGACCTGCCGACCTTCCTCCGACTGCGCTCCACCGAGCGCTGGAAATGGGAGCTGCACGGGCTTTGGTTGGCGCTCAGCGAACGCTACGACCCGTTGGAAGTGTACCGCCATACCGTCGCCGAGGCGGAGCCCAACCTTCCGCCGGACCGGCTGGCGTATGTTCTCAACGAAGCGGCTGTATTCCATAACGACTCGGGACAGTACGCCGAGGCCGAGGCACTTTTCCGGCGCGCGCTCGCGGCAAGTGAGCGGGTTTCGGGCACCGACGATTCCAATACCTTGACGAGCCTGAACAATCTGGCGGCATTGCTGTCAAGCAAAGGGGACTTCCTGGGGGCTGAAGCGCAATACCGGCGCGCGCTCGAAGCGATGGAGGGGCTGCTGGGGCTCGATCATCCCCTCACCTTGACCTGTGTCAACAACCTAGCGGTGCTACTGACGAAGAAGGCGGGCTACGCAGAGGCGGAACTGCTCTACCGGCGTGCTCTCAAGGGGAGGGAACGGGTTCTGGGAGAACATCCCGACACCCTAAGGAGCCTGAGCCATCTAGCGGGGCTGCTGGCGGAGAAGGCGGACTACGCGGAAGCCGAGCCGCTCTACCGGCGCGCGCTCAATGCGACGGAGCGGATCCTGGGGATCGAGCATCCAAACACCTTGGAAACAGTGCGCATCCTCGCGGGACTGCTCGCAAAAAAGGGGGACTACGCGGAAGCCGAGCCGCTCTACCGGCGCGCGCTCAATGCGACGGAGCGGATCCTGGGGAGCGAGCATCCAGACACCTTGGAGACAATGAGAAACCTCGCGGGACTGCTTCAACGCAAGGGGGGCTATGCGGAGGCGGAACTGCTCTTGCGGGGTGCTCTTAAGGGGAGGGAGCGGGTGCTGGGAGCCGAGCATCGTGACACTCTGGTGAGCGTGAGCGACTTGGCGGGACTGCTAGCTGGCAATGGGGACTACGCGAGGGCAGAGCCGCTCTTCTGCCGGGCACTCGGTGCAATGGACAGGGTGCTGGGAGCCGAGCATCCCGAGACCTTAAAGAGCGTGAACAACTTGGGGTTCGTACTTGTAAGCAAAGGAGATTATGCAGCAGCGGAGCCACTCTACCGCCGCGCACTGGAGGGGCACTTGGCAATAAGCAAGTCTATGGGTGGTGAGCATCGGAACTTGCGAGATTCCATAGGAAATTATGAGGCCTGCCTGGCGGCACTCGGCCATAATACTGCCGCGATTCGTGCTCGGATGGAGGAGGTGCTGGGACGCAGCGGCACTGCCACACAATCACGGCGAAAAAGCAGTGCCAGGGATAGGTTGCGCCTGGTGCCAAAACGGTCCTGA
- a CDS encoding DUF4062 domain-containing protein: MTQPRVIRVFVSSTFRDMQAERDILIKKIFPQLRKLCEERAVSWTEVDLRWGITDEETAEGKVLPLCLAEIERCRPYFIGLLGERYGWVPQSIPADLLESQPWLREHLKHSVTELEILHGVLRNPAMADRSLFYFRDPAFVDTVPAEKRGDFVSENGESREKLRQLKDAIRARFGVPPSGGSGRVNAELQTSESRVRENYPNPEALGELVLADFTAIIDALYPAEQVPDPLDQEAARHEAYAQSRRLAFVGREDLLRRIDEHAAAAISGRGSAHA; the protein is encoded by the coding sequence GTGACTCAACCACGCGTCATCCGCGTCTTTGTCTCCTCCACCTTCCGCGACATGCAGGCGGAGCGGGACATTCTCATCAAGAAAATCTTCCCGCAGCTGCGCAAGCTGTGCGAAGAGCGCGCGGTGTCGTGGACGGAGGTGGACCTGCGCTGGGGGATCACTGACGAGGAGACGGCCGAGGGCAAGGTGCTGCCGCTCTGCCTGGCGGAGATCGAACGCTGCCGTCCTTACTTCATCGGCCTGCTCGGCGAACGCTACGGCTGGGTGCCGCAGTCAATTCCCGCCGACCTGCTCGAATCGCAGCCGTGGCTGCGGGAGCATCTCAAGCATTCAGTGACGGAGCTGGAGATCCTACACGGTGTGTTGCGCAACCCCGCGATGGCCGACCGCTCGCTGTTCTACTTCCGCGATCCGGCTTTCGTGGACACCGTGCCGGCAGAGAAACGCGGGGACTTCGTCTCCGAGAATGGCGAAAGTCGGGAGAAACTGCGCCAACTCAAAGACGCCATCCGCGCCCGGTTCGGAGTTCCGCCTTCAGGCGGTTCGGGCCGCGTAAACGCGGAACTCCAAACAAGCGAATCCCGAGTGCGCGAGAACTACCCCAATCCCGAGGCGCTGGGCGAGTTGGTGCTGGCCGACTTCACCGCCATCATCGACGCGCTCTATCCGGCGGAGCAGGTGCCGGACCCGCTGGATCAGGAGGCGGCGCGCCACGAAGCGTATGCGCAGAGCCGCCGGCTCGCCTTCGTCGGGCGCGAGGATCTGCTCCGCCGCATCGATGAGCATGCGGCGGCTGCGATCTCGGGAAGGGGTTCCGCTCATGCTTGA
- a CDS encoding DUF4062 domain-containing protein — MKHTPCARWTGKAMTQVTRTIRLFVSSTFSDMKAERDLLQRDVFPKLRQLCLSNGLRFQAIDLRWGVPEEAGKDNRTMRICLEEVARCHPYFIGERHDDVPERIPSLRREIACLVP; from the coding sequence ATGAAGCACACTCCGTGTGCCCGATGGACGGGCAAGGCCATGACGCAAGTGACGCGCACCATCCGCCTGTTCGTCAGTTCGACGTTCTCGGACATGAAGGCCGAGCGTGACTTGCTGCAGCGCGACGTCTTTCCAAAACTGCGGCAGCTCTGTCTGTCCAACGGCCTGCGCTTCCAGGCCATCGACCTGCGCTGGGGCGTGCCGGAGGAAGCCGGCAAGGACAACCGCACCATGCGGATCTGCCTGGAGGAGGTCGCGCGCTGCCACCCCTACTTCATCGGCGAGCGCCACGACGATGTGCCCGAACGCATCCCGTCCTTGCGGAGAGAGATCGCATGCTTGGTGCCGTAA
- a CDS encoding GMC family oxidoreductase yields MIIDGATVERDLNVRTQVCVIGSGAGGAVIAKELAEAGIEVCLLEEGAYYRGKDFTGQPRAMLDLLYRNRGLTGTVGGLTIPIPLGKCVGGTTTVNSGTCYRAPDYVLQAWQSDHGVADVSEPQLRSYFERVERELNVEPVTDSTFGNNGRLFERGVHALGFAGARIPRNAKGCIGTGVCALGCPQDAKQATHVSYVPKALAAGATLYTRCRAERVLTSNGAAFGLVAGFVGPDERDNGRQLHVVADRVVVACGALLTPALLERSAIPDASGWRGRNLHIHPATRVGAQFDEEVRAWEEVPQAYNVHEFTREGIFIQGQFVPPSLAAAVLPGIGTVHAERMSRYRNLASYGALISDVSAGRVRARGRGWPLVTYSMVPEDVRKLTRAISLTAQIFFAAGAREVFSGIHSQPVLGSADEARALTDRPRKAADIELMAFHPQGTCRMGEDPAKAVVDSYGRLHGTRNLLVADASLFPSSCKVNPQITIMALATRIAARLADELKH; encoded by the coding sequence ATGATCATCGACGGCGCCACGGTCGAGCGCGACCTCAATGTGCGCACCCAGGTGTGCGTGATCGGCTCGGGCGCCGGCGGCGCGGTCATTGCCAAGGAGCTGGCCGAGGCCGGCATCGAGGTGTGTTTGCTCGAGGAGGGCGCCTACTACCGGGGCAAGGATTTCACCGGCCAGCCGCGCGCCATGCTCGATCTGCTCTACCGCAACCGCGGCCTCACCGGTACGGTCGGTGGCCTGACAATTCCGATCCCGCTCGGCAAGTGCGTCGGCGGCACCACCACCGTCAACTCGGGCACGTGCTACCGCGCGCCGGACTACGTCCTGCAAGCCTGGCAAAGCGACCACGGCGTGGCCGACGTCTCGGAGCCGCAGTTGCGCTCGTACTTCGAGCGGGTCGAGCGCGAGCTCAACGTCGAGCCCGTGACCGATTCGACCTTCGGCAACAACGGCCGGCTATTCGAGCGCGGTGTACACGCACTCGGGTTTGCCGGCGCCCGCATTCCGCGCAACGCCAAGGGATGTATCGGCACGGGGGTGTGCGCGCTCGGTTGCCCGCAGGATGCCAAACAAGCAACGCACGTGAGCTATGTGCCCAAGGCACTCGCCGCTGGGGCGACGCTCTACACCCGCTGCCGCGCCGAGCGCGTGCTCACCTCCAACGGCGCCGCCTTCGGCTTGGTCGCCGGCTTTGTCGGCCCCGATGAGCGCGACAACGGCCGCCAGCTGCATGTTGTCGCTGACCGTGTGGTGGTCGCCTGTGGCGCGTTGCTGACGCCGGCGCTGCTGGAGCGCAGCGCCATCCCCGATGCCTCGGGCTGGCGCGGGCGCAACTTGCACATCCATCCCGCCACGCGCGTCGGCGCGCAGTTCGACGAAGAGGTGCGGGCGTGGGAGGAAGTGCCGCAAGCGTACAACGTCCACGAGTTCACCCGCGAAGGTATCTTCATTCAAGGCCAGTTCGTTCCCCCCAGCCTCGCGGCCGCGGTCCTGCCGGGGATCGGCACCGTGCACGCGGAGCGCATGAGCCGTTACCGCAACTTGGCGTCGTACGGTGCGCTGATCTCCGATGTCTCGGCCGGGCGGGTACGGGCTCGCGGCCGCGGCTGGCCGCTGGTGACTTACAGCATGGTTCCCGAGGATGTTCGCAAGCTCACCCGCGCCATCAGCCTTACCGCCCAGATCTTCTTCGCCGCCGGCGCCCGCGAGGTCTTTTCCGGCATTCATTCGCAGCCGGTGCTGGGCAGCGCCGATGAGGCCCGCGCCCTGACGGACCGGCCGCGCAAGGCGGCCGATATCGAGCTGATGGCGTTTCATCCCCAGGGCACCTGCCGCATGGGTGAGGACCCGGCCAAGGCCGTGGTTGACTCGTACGGCCGCCTTCACGGCACCCGCAACCTGCTCGTCGCCGACGCCAGCTTGTTCCCGTCATCGTGCAAGGTGAACCCGCAGATCACCATCATGGCGCTAGCCACGCGCATCGCTGCTCGCTTA